One Coregonus clupeaformis isolate EN_2021a unplaced genomic scaffold, ASM2061545v1 scaf2270, whole genome shotgun sequence DNA window includes the following coding sequences:
- the LOC121557244 gene encoding oxygen-regulated protein 1, translated as MSSTPLHEPGAQVLQQPHNGQPQPELGQGQGGGVVPSGSVVTIASRPPQPHSEPQASRRVCFYKSGDPQFGGHRMVINARTFKTFDALLDALSKKVPLPFGVRTITTPRGSHHVRGLDELQDGGSYVCSDQRRVKPLNLDMANRRQPPWNTTTRPVSGGQRARRGSRGVNGGVRRVSVRTPKRLIVFKNRDPSVRRTIVLQRRTAPTYDALLDYLSVIMQFPVLKLFTPEGSRVGHHAVPCTEAVHTRRQQ; from the exons ATGAGTTCCACTCCTCTCCATGAGCCAGGGGCCCAGGTCCTTCAGCAGCCCCATAATGGTCAACCCCAGCCTGAGCTGGGCCAGGGCCAGGGTGGGGGGGTGGTACCCTCAGGCAGTGTGGTGACCATAGCGTCCCGCCCCCCCCAGCCCCACTCAGAACCCCAGGCCTCCAGGCGTGTCTGCTTCTATAAGAGTGGAGACCCCCAGTTCGGAGGTCACCGGATGGTCATCAATGCCAGGACCTTCAAGACCTTCGATGCCCTCCTGGATGCCCTGTCTAAGAAG GTCCCCCTGCCATTCGGGGTCCGCACCATCACCACCCCCCGGGGCTCCCACCATGTCCGGGGTCTGGATGAGCTGCAGGATGGGGGCTCGTATGTCTGCTCGGACCAGCGGAGGGTGAAGCCCCTGAACCTGGACATGGCTAACCGCCGCCAGCCTCCCTGGAACACCACCACCCGGCCCGTCAGCGGGGGTCAGAGGGCGCGGCGAGGGAGTCGTGGAGTCAACGGGGGCGTCAGAAGGGTGTCCGTCAGGACCCCTAAAAGGCTGATCGTATTTAAGAACAGAGACCCCAGTGTGAGGAGGACTATAGTTCTACAGAGAAGGACGGCTCCGACCTACGATGCCCTACTGGACTACCTCTCAGTCATCATGCAGTTCCCTGTACTGAAGCTGTTCACACCAGAAGGCAGCAGGGTAGGTCATCATGCAGTTCCCTGTACTGAAGCTGTTCACACCAGAAGGCAGCAGG